Proteins encoded by one window of Conger conger chromosome 1, fConCon1.1, whole genome shotgun sequence:
- the mc2r gene encoding adrenocorticotropic hormone receptor, with protein MANTTILAANKTDCEEVLIPNEVFFAVGMVSLCENLLVVVAVIRNRNLHSPMYCFICSLALFNTISSLSKTWENVMLVFSDAGHLNSRGFSERQVDDVMDTLLCMSFMGSIFSFLAIAVDRYITIFHALRYHNIMTMRRAGTTLAAIWGLCGGSSAVAIVFFQAAAIKTCFIVLFLTCLILILFLYVHMFLLARQHAGKIASLPGNSPRQRSNMRGALTLTILFGVFIACWSPFFLHLLIVTVCPQNPYCECYRSLFHVHLILLMSHGVIDPAIYAFRSAELRSTFRKMFCCSDSRMCSCFV; from the coding sequence ATGGCCAACACCACTATCCTGGCTGCCAACAAGACGGACTGCGAGGAAGTCCTTATCCCCAATGAGGTCTTTTTCGCCGTGGGCATGGTGAGCCTCTGTGAGAACCTTCTGGTGGTGGTGGCTGTGATCCGAAACAGGAATCTGCACTCCCCTATGTACTGTTTCATCTGCAGCTTGGCCCTCTTCAACACCATCTCCAGCCTCTCCAAGACCTGGGAAAACGTCATGCTGGTCTTCTCTGACGCCGGCCACCTGAACTCCCGGGGCTTCTCAGAACGGCAGGTGGACGACGTGATGGACACCCTGCTCTGCATGTCCTTCATGGGCTCCATCTTCAGCTTCCTGGCCATCGCCGTGGACCGCTACATCACTATATTCCACGCCCTGCGCTACCACAACATCATGACCATGAGGCGGGCGGGAACCACACTCGCCGCCATCTGGGGACTTTGCGGCGGCAGCAGCGCGGTGGCGATCGTCTTCTTCCAGGCAGCCGCCATCAAGACCTGCTTCATCGTGCTCTTCCTCACCTGCCTGAttctcatcctcttcctctacGTCCACATGTTCCTTCTGGCCCGGCAACACGCCGGAAAGATCGCCTCGCTGCCCGGCAACTCGCCACGGCAACGGAGCAACATGAGGGGCGCCCTGACGCTCACCATCCTCTTTGGTGTCTTCATCGCCTGCTGGTCTCCATTTTTTCTCCACTTGCTGATTGTCACAGTGTGCCCTCAGAACCCGTATTGTGAGTGTTACCGGTCCCTGTTCCATGTCCATCTCATCTTATTGATGAGCCACGGGGTCATTGATCCGGCCATTTACGCGTTCCGCAGTGCTGAGCTCCGGAGTACCTTTCGGAAGatgttctgctgttctgactcaAGGATGTGCAGCTGCTTTGTTTGA